The region CTTGGTTGAAGCCAGCAAAGGAAGTAAGATGTTATGAGTGTCGTTATACGTAAAAGTGGTCAAGAGTGTTGATGGTGGGGTAGTAGGCCAGAACTCAAGAGTGATCAAGTCAGTGGAATGATACTTAAAGGAGAGAACAAAGTGATATGAAGTGATAACTACATGCTTTAGTTTGAGACTTAAAGTCATCTGAGACTTTGATAAAAACCTACAAGAAGTAGTGGAGAGCATATGGTAGACGAGTCGGTATATCAAATACAAGTTGGTTGGGCAGGTAAGAAGGAGCATCCCAGTTTTAAGGTTGTAGGTTGGAAGTTACTTCGAGAGTAGTGACTAAACCAATTTACATAGTTGAACACATATCGCTTATTAGTCATGTCTAAGTGGTGGTTGTCGAATGAAATGAGGAAAACATAGTTTTCTCCCCATCTCGTCGGTgaattttcgaggtcgaaaatttttgttgttgaggagaatgtaagacccactttaatTCTGTCCTAAAATTTAAGGGCCTCTCTTagtcagttgggcctaaggctggcccatagggcaTCCCAACACCCCTAAACCAACGTAACCCTCTCATGTTCTGCCTATTATGCAAAATCAGCCACCTTACTCCTCTTTTCCCCTTAAACAATGCTCTGTTAGGGTTCGAAGCTCATTCAGATTCAAGTCAGCTCAACCTCATTCTCTGTTCCACCTCTTGAGTATGCTCCTAGAGTTGTTGGGTTCATTGCCGTAGGTGCATGTGCTTTCCACTAGCATTTGTCCAGGTGAGGGAAGCTAGGAGttttcatgcttttataaataatgtgccTGTTTTGATTCTGTTGGGTGCTCTTGATaatttgatgtgcttttgatggTGTAAAAATAATCGATGTATTGTTTCTAGATGAATTTTTTGGCTTTGCATGCGTGAGAGCAGGTGAGATCTGcaatgctcgcctaagcgagctgttTCTCGCCCAAATGGGAAGCTCTCCCCTAAGCGAGAATTACAGTAACTCGCCCCCTTTAGTTTTAagtgctcgcctgagcgaagacctctcgcttgagcgagatgggctagcttgagcgagaactcgaaGTACTCTCTGTTTTCAATCTCGCCAAAGCAAAAacttttcgcttgagcgagagaccatgtcgcctgagcgagagctccttagcttgagcgagattgacagcACAATTGTTTAAGTGTTTGTATGctcccatgattgatttgttcacccttttaaagcatgaaatatgatgccaacgttttatacaacgtgcttgtgttttcttaaatttttgttgtttgggattttatgtttttacatgttgaagcgagatcagtctagcttaagcgagatcagtctagcttaagcgagatcagtctagcttaagcgagaatttctagcttaagcgagatcagtctagcttaagcgagaatttctagcttaagcgagaccagtctagcttaagcgagaccagtctagcttaagcgagatcagtttagcttaagcgagaattgctgcAAAGTTTTAGTTCCTTACTTGaacttgaacttgtggattgattaaattacttttaaaagcatgaattgggaGAATGTGTATGAGTAGAATGGTCTATGGTAtgtgattgataagtttaacatgaccttggcatgtgacttgtatgagatggttggtaatcaaagtggcatggtgttGGTATGAATAAgacttctatattcatggattgggaaggatgatttggaatggattcaacatggaacaTGTATGAGGAtggattataaaggttggcatgagatttataagcatgataaatattacatgATTGTTTGAATATGATTAGTCGGTGTCAGTACATAATTCcttggaatctctaggtgagattttcagggtcgtgcttcattggtcgggacgtaatttcatggcccctattagtgggtgtccatggtggtgccccatctatataacttggtaaggattcaaggtaaggattgcatcctgacattgtaaggagtcagttagtctcacttagagcggactgactcttgtggtgagagtagaaggaggcctgaaactcattaagggctaaccttgtgtgtgagggaaattgattcattgtaacacttataacacatagctcgagggtgagcagctcaggggtgagcaaaggtatccaccacaagtgcaagcatccgctgaatccgaccagattatatgtatctggatgagtcaaGTCAAGTCTTAATGTATTgttttggaaggtcataacatgcttgggtgatgtatgtataattgactgtgaaagtatatctgattgcatgataaaaccacttttggctctagcttacccttctgttattgttgtgtgttctgttgtgtggtactctcttttgcgatgatcatcaacttgttgatgtgagcagatgcgaggaacacccgtggtcaacagggaggtgatggttctgCTGCTTAGCCTTTGAATTGACTTCTGCCTTTGGGCTCttcatttagggctaaggcccatgtattgttttcTCTGGGAATTTGTTTAAGTCGTTATCACTCTCTTACTTTACTTTGTacttggcatcgtggtgtgcctcttTTATTCGTCCTTTAAGCAATTGGGATATTTGTAGGAGTGACGTTATACTCTTTTATTCTCGCTTCTTTTATTATACTGTGTGACATATCCTTTATTtagctttattaaataaatgtggtGTTACAAATAGTAAAAGGAGGGAGGTTTAACAAAACAATGTATGATATAAAAGACTAAATCAAATAAGATGATATAGGTTGATTCTCCAACTTTCTTataataagattcttcattggttttCATCTAACTATAACGTAATTAATTTCCAAGcagatttcaaattaaataaatgttcaaTCAATTTGTTAAGTTTCTCACTTGTTCTACTATATATAAGCAAGATCATTTTTAGACTACACATGTAGCAATGTATAAACTTATCTATTCTTTTACCATTTTGGTTAAACAAATCAGCATATAAGTTTTAATTGACCAACTAGTTAAATCATCTAGCTTCCTACTTATATTATATTCTCATTTTATCAATTCCATCGTATATGAACGAAATGCAAAATTGACTTCACATGTGTTAGAAATCGCACAGTAGAATGTTTAacgtttggaaaaaaaaaaccaagagggagggtaaattagttcttaataaaaattatgctttaaaatttttccccttttaatatcaaagttcaattaagattctttcttttattttattaaacacaataaaataaagagagtagggAAGAGAATATTGCACAAGGTAACTCGTTCAAATCAAAAAGAGCCTACGTCTAGTtattaatctctcaaaaacgagattaactcaatcactaaaataaatcacaaataCAATCACATATAAGAAAGTTTAGAGTTTAAAAAAtacctcccttgaaatccacaagggattaACACCTCCTCTGAGTCCTACAAAGGATGAagacacctctcttgaatcacataaGAGATAAAGAAACACCTTcattgaatcacacaaggaatgaacaccgcatttgaatcacacaaaggatgaccGACTTCTCCTAGAAACAAAAACAACTCTTAATCACTTAAGATCCCACTTAATGAAAGTtgtcgctctacccacactaggttttcaAAGCATTCCCACatagagttctcaagtactcagacttTAATAACTTTCGTGTTTTCAAATGAAAGTCTAtcactttatttatagaaacgtatttagaaattaggttaaggaTATGGAAAGTTAAGTCACAACTATCAcatataatcgattatcataagtgataatcaattattccaaagtagtttatgaaaaacattgtttcgcgttgataatcgattatcacaatgcattttgtaaaaataaaaccttCCCTTAGTGCACTGTTGCTTGAGTTTTGCCTTTTGACTCCTaatatactaatttaactattttaaataacatacaccAATTACAAgacttaaataactaaaatactTAAGTCTTGAATGTATCTCTTAAATCCAAGCCttctttaagtcttcaacatttttccatgcatcatcattaagtcttccatacttcttcataagtcatcatcatcatcatcatcaaaactccttattgaaggaagatgtccatcttcttctttttgtcaacaacATGTACAACCACTAACAATGTAAAGTCCTTGTGTTTTCACTTAAACAAGAGGttataaaaattctaataaGAATTTTGACGAAAGATGTAAGATTGAATTATAAACAATTGTTCTAAATAATACTAAAAGTATAAATCATAATTCAAAAGTATTAAATTGAAGTAAAATTGCTTTTGAAATAATTTCAAAGAATAACACATTTATTGCTTTTAACCTCAAAATTCGGTATAAAATTACATAGGAATCAACCAAGATACTTAGCCTTCCATGTGTAAGGTAATACAAgaaatgatgaaaagaaaagtagaATGGTTGATGGAGATGGAAGAGATGATTGGATGATGAGTGAATGAGGTGATCATGATAGCTCACTGTTAATCTCTATTTATAGTGGTTTTGAATGGGCCTCAACTATTGTTGAAGATCCAAAGAGGTTACTTCATTTGGTGCTCTGATGCATGCTATTCATTGGTAGCAACCATTTCTGTAACATCTCGAccaaatattactaatttaaatagaataaaaacaatatagaaaatcaaaactatatttattatactgcctttcccaaaatgcgagaaaaaattcaaaacaattattacaaCACCATTATTCAAAATCCACTAGTTCTATAAAACCATTACAAGTTTAGGTCGGATACACCAgatgtttacaaaaatataaaaaaaactccCATGTTGCCCCACTTCGATGCTATGCCTCACTAGCACTACCTGCAACATCGTATGCTCCTGTATAACgaattacatgatcatcgccaatcacaaatagatagggtgagctaacaatacacacatatacataatcataattaaaatgtacacacacacacacacacgcacataAGAGAAACTCTATCCTCTGATCCCATAAGGCATGACCACCACCATGTTTATCCATTGTCTACATCTTCAAATGATGACCTTAAGATATCTTTTGCCACCACAAGCCACAACTCGTGATTCCACCatctacaagccacaacttgtggATACACGTGTGTGCTATCATGTTACGAACCACCATCCATACACTAAGTGGAGTTCCCCATACGAACCACAATTCGTATTCTCGACACCAGATTAGCAACATCGTTGGCAACAACCCGTGATTGCCTAATCATGTGGATACCATCCGTAATAGCCACAACTCTCATACTCACATCAGTACCAACTCACCAGGCACAACCTGGGATTGCCACGTGTTCATCCTCCATtatgagccacaacttaaggaatgtcattctgagccacaactcaaggaatgctccaGCAAAGTCCATCCCAAAGGTATTACCCAAAGCCTTTTAGATCACTGTCAACATCCAATTTTGTCtggatgaataaaaaaaagccaaaaataagtgttaattaaaaaggataaaaataaattattttaaaaaaaataataataataaaatggcttaaaaaatgtttctttagtttatgtttttgaaagttaagtaaaataaagattttgtgttttagattaaaagaaaataataaaaatattattattaattattaaatatttttcgttttgtttaattaaaataaaaattaaaaaattaaaaaattaaaaagttaaaaattatttattattaattatctttctttttttttaattaattaaatttaaaaattgaaaattaaaaatacaaaaacagtTTTTAGAAGAACGGTTCTCAGTGTTCTCAACTTCCTCCACCTGCTCCTCACACCATCCACAACCGCTATAACACTTCCGTGCAAGTACCATCATCTTCCTCTCTAACATTTTAAGCCATCATCAACCATCCTCTGCACCCATTTTTTCACACACTTTCATCCAAACCATTCTTCGTACAGAGAcaggaaaaaaatcaaaacaaagaaATAGTACAGGAAAGAGCAAGAAAATCACTAAATAACGGTGAAGGATCAAAGAAGCAAATCAAGAGGTCATGTAAATATCCAAGATCAAAACCCAATTACAGAAGAACAAGAGTGCAAGTGAGCATAAATCGGGTACACATATTCTATATTTGAGTTTTATAACATGTTTTGCTCATTTACAAATTGTATGTTTGCCGTCTGAAATATAAAATTCCATGAACAAAATGGTACGTTCTTAATTCacatgaaataattaataaacaatcCAAAACCAAAGCTTTAAAGGATTTACTACGTGAGGATTCAATATTTTCTTCGTGCAACCCTTAATTATACAACACCATGTTAATTGAGTTACTAATTCCAATCATTTGGCATGCACCCCATAATTTACTCTCGCACCACCATATTAATTGGGTTAATAACTTCAAATGTTTTCTTCTACACCtccataatttaatttctataccTCTGCAGATTTGCATCATAATTGggctttttgtttatttatttacttcatgcactcTCAAATGTAATAATCCCATATATCTGTCTCAATCTAATTCCCAAGTCTTATATCTCCGCATTTCCACTACCAAATCAGGTTTTCAAGGTTACCTAATATCAATTTAAGTGTGCACATGCAATTTCCTTAagataacataattaaaataacactcaAATGACATACACATAACttgaactcaagtcctctcCATATAACCatgtactctcaaccacttgagctagtactatttctTGTCATAAATTCTAACATTAAATATCATAAAGGTTTCCATTATCcacaattattaaataatcatttatttaattatttaattttttcggGTCTTACAACTTCTGTTATGGAGGTAAAAAATATTACCCTAGATTTACCCTAgatttcatacaaaaatttaaaggattaaactcaatttctatttgttgaaTATTCAGTGTGAATAACAATGTTTTGGTGAATGAAAACAACCCATGAATCTCGCTTAGGATGATAACCAAAGCAACAACCTTCATGTGCAGAAGCCCAATCCCAATCCCAGTGTTTTTGACTTTCGAAATAGTCTTATGAAGTACATTCAAGAATTCTAATTATAAGACAagatttattcataaaaaagttTTCAACTATTCATCTTAAAATGCatttatataaacatattttattaaattattatggaAAGTACATATAACCatatattgatttaaatttgagaaaatatcttataaaacatgaaaatgaaaaagttttttaaatagttctttccaaaatcttaaaaattaaagtatgtaACAAAAAGTacatttaaaatgataaaaataacattCTAAAAGTATTTTCTAAATAGTCTTTTCTAACATACTAGAAGCATTACGACAATATTAGAGAGATAAAAAGCATAAAATGACGTGTGTAGTACATGGGGGAAGTCCATGAATGCAAAAGAAATAAGAGTGTTTTGAAATGTTGGAGATAAATAAGGTTAAgcatattattttaactaaataaaaaaaaggagtgTAGATACTAAAACAGGGTGTTCAGAAAGTAAACCAAGGAGTATAGATAGTAACAGACGAACATCAATTTGTCCATCTGGACCGGCCCAGATATCAACACAATAGCTTTATAAACCTAGTTATTTTTCCATCGCCTCCTTTCCCTCTATGCTGCTGCAAAACCTAGGTTAAGACTTTTTGTTAGGTTTTCAACGGCTTTCTTCGCACAATGGTGAGTCCTATTTTTCGCTTTAGATCTGagattgtttcttcaatatttggCGTTGTATTTTCATTTATCTAATCGTCTATGCATTTTTTCACCCTCTAAATGATGACCTATGAAACAAATAAGAGAATGacaatttttcctttcttttgaAACGTGGTTTCTGATTTGTTTTCGTTGTTAACAAGGTTcagacaattatttttttttttataattttatggttTGATAGAACCTTTCTATGTTATTTTAGTGTAGAAGAAGATTAAACagtaagatatatttttatatgcaTATTGTATTCTTGCTGAAACTTGCTTCTCTGCTTTTGTGTTTGAGTAGGTTCTTCAAAACGATATTGATTTGCTGAATCCTCCAGCTGAGTTGGAGAAGAGAAAGCACAAGCTCAAGCGTCTTGTTCAGTCaccaaattcatttttcatggtacataaattattattattgttattattatttggaataaaaaatgttgttattaatttgtttatttataaaggAAAACAACTCTATTAGTAACTTTTGATTATTTGTTGCAGGATGTGAAGTGTCAAGGCTGCTTCAACATGTAAGTAggatctatttctttttttttttccttaaatttgattataatgaTATATAAGTAAGTGGTGTGAATTTGGCAATGCAGAACAACTGTGTTTAGCCACTCTCAAACAGTTGTGGTATGTGGTAACTGCCAGACTGTCTTGTGCCAACCAACAGGAGGAAGAGCCAGGTTAACTGAAGGATGCTCATTTAGGAAGAAGGGAGATTGAATGGTGCAGTAATCAAACTTTTCTTTGTCCATGGTTGAAGAGTTTTGCTTCTTAGGTTTCTtatatgaaatcaattttagctatgctatattaattttgttaagttgtaACTCTATTAACTCTGGCCTTTCATGATGAGACTTAATACTACTCAATCCTTTCTTTAGTACAGTTTTTGGATATTTATTTTGCAGAAAATTTCCTCACTGAATGAGTATGGTTTGGTTTGGATATTTGTTTTTGCAATGAATTTTATTGAGCATGTGTTTGCATATATTTGTTATGTGCATTTGGATTATAATACCATCAAAATAACTTtcacaaaaatatgttttgattctACTTGTTTTCTAGTTATGTTCTGTACGCAGAGAACTTGTTTGTGCATTAGTCCATGTTATTCTTTGATAGAAAAATCTCTATTTGATGTGTTGATCTTATGTGCCTATTAATTCTAGGCTTGGTTGCACTTTTAGTTTGCTTTTAGTTTGCTTTTAATCTGCCAATTATCGGTTATGTGCTTAGTTGCACTTAACATTTTACTAAAAAACTCAATTCCACAATTATATTTCCACCCAAATTCTCAGCTTTGATTTTTGGAGAAACAGTAACATGATCGCATATTTTTATTTGCTTGATCTTATGGTTTTTGTGTTGCTTTAAACATGCAAGCAATACGTTATCTCAAGTTAAAGAAATgctttttcttttatagttaaaaactttgtctaaatttaatttaaaaataattaaataagattgCGTATAAgactaattaatttaaatgaaatagtttttaatgatatattttaggtgtttaaaatttaaaatttaaataaaactgcAGTAATTAATGTAACCTAAAGTTATATTAAcaatatatgaaattattattattattattattattattattattatttttattattacatatgtCGATATTTAGTacattgaaattaattatatgttaaccttttatcattcttattttcttttttacttttctgtataacaaaataaataggtATGTTATTAATCCCTTGAATTCAGTAATGCAAGTTTTTACTTAAATGGGTTTCATaaggaaaataaatagaataaaagtagaaaagaaataaatttaagaaattaattaagtaagaaaaaaattaaatattaattattgataaatttgatataagattttttatttagatattataatattgattatattaCTCACCTTTacaaatataaacattttagaGTGTTCTTACCTTGTTTCTTTGTGCATCAAAAAATccttcaatttatttaaaaaattcaaataggttaccaatttttatttttatttaattcaagttttatagtttttaaaaatattaggttttgttttggattgatgttaatgttgtgttctTACTACGCCATTTGTTAGTttgtgataattttaatttggattaaatgtgtttttggttccttaatCTTTGGTGAATTTTAAAAGAAgttaattttgaaactttggaccaatttagacCTTcgtcttttgaaatacgtggatttaatattttaatcaaattttgttaaatttatttgacatttgacgcacgtttcataatagtgtttgatttaacattaaagtaaaaatgtgtcaaataaacaacttaaatacaatctTGCAATAcgtggattaaatatgtttttggttccttaactttctgtgaattttgaaactttggaccaatttaacattaaagcaaaaattcactgaaagttaagttTGTTTGACATTTGATGTGATATCCCATTTAATAGAATAAATCTACTTAATAAAGcatcacaaaattataataccaAAAAAGCAATCAGATGAATAGGGAACATAAGAAAGTAACTCTTATAGTCGTCCAAGAGTGCACTGGAATAGAAACTTAGGCATACAACAGTGCCCTAACCAAAAACGTCGTCTAAAAGGGTTCAACAGTTTTGCAAAAGGGGTTGCCACTAAGGCAACTATTACAAAAGGCCCCATGGCCATGAAATTGCTCCTAAGAGCCATCAAGATAGAAAAATCTAAGCTGCACCGCTGCTACCCCTAGATCCACCTCAAACATCCCTATCGTCTGCTCCCACcaaaaggtgatcatcgcaaaaggaaataAGACAGGCACAAACATGaaatgaaagggtaagctagtgtaatttaaatttaacatattatagCAGACAAGTACGTAAAACGGTCCAAGCATGCAAATCAGTAAGCACAGAGAATCATGTTATAGCAGACAAGTAgaacactatgactcaattatccggataaatataTTAGGAtcagattcactggacgcttgcacttgtggtggcctctactgctctgtagAGCCATTACCAAtaggtttcaccctaccatacACAAGGTTAGCTTTCAAGCGTCTAAgaccattatcctgccaaagactagggcctcccgctactctcaccacttgggtcagtttgctctacctgagactcactgacccattagagtttcgggatgcagtccttacttgaatccttaccctatatatatatatatatatatatatatatatatatatatatatatatatatatatatatatatatatacactacacgccaccatggAGTCTCCCCACGaaactcatggaattacgcctatctcacACCAATTTCACGTTTCGTACCATAACCACCACCTTTATCTCAAACATTCAATCCTCATGCAAGttctcaaccaaccaaccaaaatCCATGTATTACTTATGCCAACATACCAATTTCAGTCCATAGGAATCAAACAATCATGTATATTCACATACTTTAGGTTTTTAACAGGGATAATTAAACCAATCACACAAACCATCAACCAAACAGGAAAGAAAACAGAACTAAATCACCCCCCTGCAGcagcctcgctcaagctaagcgccctcgcccaggcgaggaagGTTGCCTCGCGTAAGCCGcaagctctcgcttaggcgagtttgCAAACTGTGGCCTGGAAGATTTTCTCGAatactcgcttaggcgagaccttctcgcctgagcgaggcagGGTGTCGCTCAAAACGCGaatggtcgcctaggcgagcgcTCGAGGCAGAaccttaggcgagcctctgatattcttgcctaggcgagacgagctcgctcaggcgagaatatTAGTTCTCCCCCACTGTTCCACTCATGCCAGGAAGAAAAACAACTCAGAGCACGTACAAAATATAAGccagccatttacacatgattAATATACCATTCAAACACCCAAAACACAGAACAACTCGCAAGCATACAAAAATGGATTTAGAACTTGAAaacctaacttcccttacctctgTTTTGAGTACCAAAAGCAAACAGACCCTAACTAAGGGGTACCACAGCTC is a window of Vigna unguiculata cultivar IT97K-499-35 chromosome 4, ASM411807v1, whole genome shotgun sequence DNA encoding:
- the LOC114181457 gene encoding 40S ribosomal protein S27-2; this translates as MVLQNDIDLLNPPAELEKRKHKLKRLVQSPNSFFMDVKCQGCFNITTVFSHSQTVVVCGNCQTVLCQPTGGRARLTEGCSFRKKGD